The segment GATGTAAGTGTGGTATTTGTAATAGATCGGGTAGgttttaatatacatattttaaggTAAACCCTCATTTACATGCATACCCGTTAAGAGACCTTAATATGCTCAATTCTTTCATTTGTGAACTGAAATGTGTAATAATCACCATTAATGTACACAAAAATGAGCAGAGATAATTGTAGGTTAAATACCCGAATACCCGTTTGGAATATAAATCCTAAAGATACATTCAGACCATGTGAACCAAACTCCCGATGCTCCCTCACGGTTTCCCAGAATAAAACGTATCGTTCCTTCTCATGTTGCATAAATCAGCCCTACACGTCCTGCTGCTTTGTGCCTgactttgtttgtcttttgtttaaTTAGCGCTGCTCTATGCAACTATCTTTGGAAACGTCACCACCATCTTCCAGCAgatgtacacaaacacaaaccgcTACCATGAGATGCTCAACAACGTGCGTGACTTCCTGAAAGTCTATCAGGTTCCCAAAGGTCTGAGTGAGAGGGTCATGGACTTCATCGTCTCCACCTGGGCCATGTCCAAGGGCATCGACACGGATAAGGTAACAGCATCATTATCGTTGGCAGTGGGAGTTCTAAAAAATCCATAATGAATACTTACTGTAATTCAAATGTTATTAAATGGAAATTGTAGACGAGAACAAACCAAACTGTCTTTAAATGGACATTCGTATTCACGCTTCCGTCAGCTTAACTTCTGATATCTCACCATCTCCCAGGTTCTCTCAATTTGTCCCAAAGACATGCGTGCGGACATCTGCGTGCACCTCAACAGGCAGGTGTTCAACGACCACCCGGCGTTTCGGCTGGCGAGCGACGGCTGCCTGCGCTCCCTGGCCGTGGAGTTTCAGACCACACACTGTGCACCCGGGGACCTCATCTTCCACATCGGAGAGAGTGTGGACACCCTCTGCTTCGTGGTCTCCGGCTCACTAGAGGTCATCCAGGATGATGAGGTCGTCGCAATACTCGGTAATCCGAAGTCAAGTTTTATCTATTGGTGAAGATAAAACCAGTGCAAAGGTGGTCTCAGTGCACAGATGCAGTCGTTGATGTTTAGGTCCAAGTCTGATGTTGCCTTTCACATACAAGAATGATCCCAGTCACCTCCATGCAGAGAGGCATGCCGGTTGTTGATTAACCACCGGAATGGTTTCAGTCCCAAAGCCTAGTTATCACTATGGCGACTGAAAAAGTCTGATCTATTCATCCCTAACTCTCAACACAGCGTGTCTGGCTCCTTCCAGGTAAAGCGGATGTGTTTGGAGACGTGTTCTGGAAAGAGAGCACTGCGGCCCGGGCTTGTGCAAATGTCCGAGCTCTGACTTACTGCGACCTGCACGTCATCAGGAGAGAAGCTCTGATGAGGGTGCTGGAGTTCTACACGGCGTTCGCCAACACGTTCTCCCGCAACCTCATCCTCACCTGCAATCTACGAAAACGGGTAAAAGTCTGATGGACACAAACACTGTCGTTTGTCTATCCTCTGAAGGTTTCATCAGCAGCAGCTTAATTATAAACTCATGATGTGCATCCAAACTTTGCTAAAATATACAGAACTGTATAATGAGAAGCTTATAAAGGACCAGATATTGAAAAGGTTCATCCTCAAACTAATTAATATTTCATAAACTCATCCATGATGCATATATCAATACCATTAAGGCATTGCAATGTATTGCTTTCCAGCCTTGATATTAAGTTGCTTATATATATCGCATGTAATTTTATCCTATGGGATAAAAATTACATTAATTTTTCATGAATATTCTCTTCCAAGTCGATCTGGTAAACGCGAGTCATTGGGCCCTTTGTTCAGGAACAGGTTTTATGAAATACAGATACTTCTGAGGTGCGGTATATATTATCAATCAGAATATGCACTTTTATTAAGAAATTAAACAgatttacattaatatataatcTCTGAGTTGAGAAAATTCAGGAATAGAGTCAAACCACAACAGAAACATGGAggtttatgattattttataaTGTTTTAAGTAGCTATGTACTTTAAAGTTCCTCTGACTTTCCCAGTTCCTTGCCGCTCCATTTTAAGAGCTCTTATGTAATAACAGTTACTGAAATCCCACGGTCAGTGAAGCGGCTCTAAatctgaattttattttaaggaaAATTGTGGCTACATGTTGAAagattaatgtattttttttctctttgtattaatgttttttccaaatgtattcagtgaaaacaaaaacatctatTATTGATTTGAGCAGCATTAGAAACAGTTTGTGCTGCAGGTTTAAAATCAGTCACTGCCTTCTTTACTCAGCTGAACATGTTATATATACAGTCAGGGCCGAAAGAAACTCCTCCaatgtgttttgatttattAGCTGTGTCTTATACAGGAACATATTGAacagtttctttttcttttcagtgggatttttgcattttatttttatgtattttttactgTAAAAGTAACTTAATGTTTGAAACTTCCAGTGACTGACAAAGGGTATGTAGCAGTGCTTTGTATTCAGGGGACTTGGTGTTTTCACTCATGTAAATAATCTGAATTTGGATCTGTTCATGAACgcgattatatttatttatcaccGTTTCTTCAGAACATGTTTAAAAAGTCCAAAGTGAGATTCTAAGAAGTTTCATCAATCTCCTTTCTTTGTCTTCTGAGGGAATCCAAAAATGCCCGTGGGGCTCAATATGGCTCCAATACTTCATTACTGCTCCATCAAAGGTTTCCCTCATGCAATGCTGCTATCAGTTCTTTAATATTTCTCCATGCTTCTCGTggctttaaagctgcattatatatgtatgtatgtgtgcgttgTTTCATCTAACGAGAGCTCTGATAGAATCTATTAGTGACCTCGGTGTGCATATCCCACCTTGTTGTCTTCATGCACAGTTTCCCCGTCTTGCAGATCATCTTCAGAAAGATTGCTGACGTGAAGAGGGAGCAGGAGCGCCAGAGAAACGAGGTGACTCTCTCTATTCCCGAAGACCACCCGGTGCGCAAGCTGTTCCAGAGGTTCCGACAGCAGAGAGACGCTCAGCCGCCGGCGGAGTCTCACTCCTACTTTGATTTCAACTGTGTTCAGGTGGAGCGTCACTCCGACTCCAACTCGTACTCACAGTGTCAGCCTGTATCTCCTCTGCAGCAGGAGTACAGCTCCCCGGTGCAGAATAATGCACCCTGCTCAGGAGGGGGCAGTGTGGGCGGCACGGCGGCGGCACCTCCACAAGCACTAGTCCACACCGTGACCTCAGAGCAGAGCTGCACACAAGAGGCCGGGGAGTCGGCGGCGAGGCCTGACGCCGAGAGTCAGCTCTGTCAGAGGGTCAGCAGccctgggagaggagagggagctgtCGGGGGCGTTGCTCGAGGCTGGGCGAAGTTTAAAAACGCCGCTTCGACCGCACCGCCGCCTCCCGCCGTTGAGCCAGAAAAGAAGCCGCGGAAAGCAGAGGAGTGGCCGAAGGGATCCCAGTCCTCAGAACTCTTGGCAGTCGCCAACAAGAACCAGGATTTGGAGGAAAGTGGAGAGATGGGGAGCATGGAGGGGGGCAACGGTGACGAAATAAGCGCCCTGCACAAAACGGACTCCTGCGACAGCGGCATCACGAAGAGCGATCTACGCATGGACCGAGCCGGAGATTCGAGGAGCTCCTTCGAAAGGAGCCCTCTGGAGAGAAGCCCCCTGGAGAGAAGCCCCCTGGAGAGAAGCCCCCTGGAGAGAAGCCCCTTTGAGCACAGTCTGGGGGTCGACTCCGCCCTCAAACACTGGTTTGTTCAGCCAGTGTCTGACCAAGCGCTCCTTCAGGCCACGCTGCACGAGGCCAAGCTGGAGCTGAAGGGAGACATTCAGAAGCTGAGCGGCCGCCTGTCGGTGCTCGAGTCTCAGGTGAGCGAGATCCTCCGGCTGCTGTCGATGAAGAGAAGACTCTCGCTGCCGCCGACCTCTTCCCCGAAGGCCAGAGTGAAATACCAAGACTCAGTCGCCGCCTCCAAGCTCGTCACAGCAAAGGCAGACAATGGGCCTTTTTGAATTCACTGATTTGAACACCCATAACCTGGATCTGTTAACAACTGATTTACATCAGCACCAGTTTGCATGTCCTGCTGGACTCTGCAAAGACATTCTTCACATTAAGCACCACCACTGCATGCAGAAACCCCTTTTTAATGTTACCGtaatacttaaaaaaaagaagaaaccagGGATTGTGAAGCACTTTTATGGTCCTGTGTATACTAGATTTAAGAATGCCAAAAAAGAAACAGGAACAAATACTGAACAAACACTTACTGCTAGGAAATAAGTGCATTTTAGAGGCATGATAAAACAATTTATCGCTATGCATCTCATGAATGATGCTCTGATGAAGGCTTTCTGAGCCTGATGGGAGCTGAAGTCACATTCTTTTAAACATATCATTTTCATGATCTTCCTTGACTTCTATTTTATTGTTAATTCACAGTTTTGGGGCATCAGTGAGAAGGTTCACCTGCCATAACTGTCATGATTATTTGAACATCTTAAACAGACCGGAGGTCAGCAAACATTTCCACGTGCACCAAGTGTTAAACACACGTCTCCCTCTCGTCACGGTATTAATTGTCAGGTAATTATATGTGCCTTACAATAATAAAGCCTCATTCAGGGTTGTTGTAATGAGACATTATGaactctgtttattttttattttttttacatatgtTTTATAATAGAAACGTTATGTTTGAGTTTgatccctttttgggggggttttctcTTCTGAATATGTCACTGCACTATGCATTCATTTGATGAACTGTTTAGAAACTATTTATCTTGAGTCTCAGCTTGATTCCCATGCATGTGAAATAGGAATAGGTGCTTTCATAGAGTTTTATTGTTGAATAGCATTATCTCTATTTTTTGTGAAAGACTTCCTTAAACAAGATGGGAGTATCTCGACTTATAAAACCACTGTACATCCCTTCATGTAACTATGCCTCTTGCTCAGGTATATTTGGTCTAATGTTGAATTTCAGTATTTATTTCAGAGTGAATGATTTTATCTTTGACTACGTGTAAGATTAAATAGTTCTGCAATTTCATAATTTTAGAACATTAAGCACATACCGCGATGCAAACCAAAATGAAGGGACACTGCTCTTATCATGTAAACATTAGTTTATTCTGGTTGTATGACGATGATTACTATAATGTACATGACTGAACAGCATGGTTAGTTTTAGTtagagatgtttttttaattcgaTGTGTGACTGAATCATCTCAGTACGAGCCGTGAGGATGAAAGCATGTGGCTGTTGGTTGATTCAGTACATCTATTTCATATTACACGTATAAATGCGGTTGCATGCATCCAGGGAACCTGTACACATTGACATGCATAATGAAAAAGGATGCCTGCTCACCATCTGTTGTTTAGCCTTCTCTGTTATGCAACAAAAGACAttatgtatattaaaaaaaacattaaaaactgcAACACGAATCAAGTTCTTTTCTTAtatttaacatgttttatttattattagcaGTATTTGTGAACATGAACCATTGTTGCAATCAAGTTAATTAGAATTACTTATATTTTACGGGttattttcatttaatatttGACAGTAGAAAGGAAGTTTAAGGAGAGGGCTCAGGGAACaacaaaaggaaataaataataaataaatattttaaaaataattttagttaacaagtttgtaaacaatGTCTTGTACTAAAATAATGTACACACAGTCATTGAAACGTGTGCGCAGCCCTTCAGAACACAAGGGGGCAGGAACATCTCACTTTCCTGATTTGAAAACTGAAACGCGCATGCGCAGAATACAACACAACGAGGTGACGCGGAAGTTTGAGACAGAAATAGAGAAAGTTCTGTGCAACACAATAATTATTTCTGGAGTTGCACTGTTTTTAAATTGGCACTGGCCCGCATCTTGTTGAGGAATTATTTTCTTCTAAGACAGAATCCATTCCGCCTGCAGAGCTGCGGTCAGAGAGCTCACGGTCATTGTGGGAAAACAACGTGTTGTGAAACGGTTCGTATGACAGTTTAGGAAAACAACTCATAGTTTACGGTTTAAACTTGATTACCATGAACAATGTCTTTAGGTTTATGGATTGTATAACTTTCCATTTGTATCCAAAGCACACAAATCTCTCAATCCGTGTGAGCCCCGTTGGCTTTTAATTCCCTTCCTCACAATAAACTAGTACTTAATGTTGTTACTATAGACCTCCCAGCTCTAATGATGTAACATGTGCCACATTAAGACAGCTAAAGATCACCACGTGCTCTGAAAGACAGAAATTACTAGTTGTAATAAATATGATATGACTCAGATGATGAATGTGTTAAGCAGGATGTGCTCCAACAGGCTTGGAGTAATATCAAACCGCATGCTTTGTGAGGCCATCAAAAAAGGAGAATTCTTGCCCCGAGGCTGGATACAAAATTAAAACCAGCAGGATGTAATAAAACGTGGGATAATATCGAGAGACTCTATTCAATGGAATCAATACACAATAGATGAATGCAATAGACTAAAATCCTGTTTTGATGAGATCTTATTTTCAAActaaagcctgtgtgtgtgaaaagcacTAAGGAACTATTTGAGAAAGACcacaagaaaataaacatcAGGATTGTCCAcatttgtccaactcaaaaacATTCTCCCTTAGTGAGAGAGAATAATCCAACACAAACAGGTCCAATGTCCTCCCCTcaaaacgcacaaacacaaaccgGGGGAAAGCAATACTGCAAAAGAAAAGGCCAAAAAGAAACTCACCAGACGTTAATAATCACGTGTGTTGCTCAATCTTTATGGTCCTCAGTACACACTGCAGTCGGTCGAGGTTCCaccataaagaggagctgaaTGTATGTTTTCTCCATTGCAGGCTGTCCAGCTTCAACCGTACTTCTTCATCGCTCCtcacaaacaaaaaactaaaattaaTGAACAATCTAAATCAGCCATGCTTCACATTGATTTGGCGTAAACTTGCTGGTGTTCTCGGACCACGTGTCGCGAAGGAGATATGTCCCCAAATCGATCGATACAACATAAGAGCGGTTGGAAGCTGAAGGAGTGATTTTGCCATGTGTGGTAAATCTAGGGAGAATGAAAGTGAAGAAGACTGTGAGAAAGAAGCAACGGGTCTTCTCTACAAAGAGAATCATGCAACAGGGGAACCTAACTGTGCAAAGAGAGTAAAGGAAACATGAATAATCCAGATTAGATTTAAGGAGACATAAGCATGAGGAAGTAGGATAGGGTGTGTGACAAGGAGCTTCTGGAGGAAGGATCAGCTGAAGGTTATGACCTATTGAGCAAAGGTGTTTTACTACTCGGATAAAAGGGACATCTTATTTATAACACTGCTCTTTATAACATCCATGAAAGTAATAGCAGGAAACCTCAAAGAAAACATAATTCATAAATAATCGAGAAGAATAAAAACTATGTGAGAGCAAACTATCTGACCGAGCATTGTTTTTCGAATCGTTTTCATTCAGCGCCGAGATGGAAACGCAGCTCCCGCCTCACGTGGGAGACGCGCTCTCCGTGGTTGACATGCACACGGGTGGGGAGCCTCTACGGATCATCCGCGGCGGCTACCCGGAGGTCAAAGGTGACAGTGTGCTGTCCAAACGGCGTTACGTCCGGGAACATCTGGATCACCTGAGGAAGGTGCTGATGTACGAGCCGCGGGGCCACCACGACATGTACGGGGCCCTGATCGTGGACAGCGAGATACCCGAGGCGGATGTGGGGGTGCTGTTCATGCACAACGAGGGGTACAGCACCATGTGCGGCCACGCCGTGGTCGCGCTGGGGCGCTACACCGTGGACTACAAGCTGGTGAAAGAGCCACAGTCGCCAGAGACTCAAGTGAACATCCACTGTCCCTGTGGCCTGGTGAAGGCCTTTGTCGAGTACTCTGGAGGAAAGACCGGAGGAGTGAGGTTTCACAGCGTGCCGGCGTTTGCGTTCGCAACGGGTAGGAGGCTCACGCAAGAAACCCGACTATTCAGGAGGGTTTTTATGCGCCTTGTTTACCCGAATGACTTTTAACCAGATGTGACGGTGGCGGTGGAGCGGTTTGGTGACGTGACGGTGGACGTCGGCTACGGAGGAGCCTTCTACGCCTTTGTCGACGCCCAGAGGTTCGGCCTCGACGTCGCCAAGTCCAGGACTCGAGATCTGGTCGACGCAGCCACAGCGGTGACCAACGCCGTCAAATCTCAGGTACGAAGTTCACGGGACTCCGAGCATCGGACGAAAAGGAACATGAAAAATACCCCGAGACAAAAGTATCTGTCTGTAAAGAGACTGTCCCCGGAGCCTTTGTTGATTTCACATTGTTTTGGATATTTTGCTGTTATTCCCTCCAAGGTGAAGTTACATCACCCAACCAGTGATGATCTGGCCTTCCTCTATGGCACCATCCTCACTGACGGCAAAGATCAATACTCCTCGGATCCCAGCGCCaatatctgtgtgtttgctgaAGCTCAGGTATGTTACAGACACTGGAGcagagaagaaacacacactttgTCATTTGACACTGGGATAGCCTCTAAAACATGGCTCAACTGAGTCTCTTCATCTTCAAccgaaaaagacaaaaagtcaaaaatacaaataaaaaataccaCTTCAGTAGCACTTAAATGACACTTAATAACAACTTTGTAGTGCGGCTATCTTGAGGAAAttgtactttcttgattctaGTTGTTCTGGGTTAGTACTCTCATTTAAGGCACTTTCATGTCCGCTGGATGTAATGTCATGTTCTCAGGTGGACCGGAGCCccactggttctggtgttacAGCCCGAGTGGCTCTTCAGTATCACAAAGGTCTCATCCAgctgaaccagaccaggacgTTTCAGAGCGGAGCCACTGGATCCCAGTTCACGGGGAAAGCTGTTGAGGTACCAGAGTTTCCTTCTGAAAGGTTTACTGTCTCGGTTCAGATGTGCCGTGAGCCAAAGGTCATTATAAAAAGCACTCCAGTGATGTTATGATAGTGAATAAGACTAAAATCAGATCAAGACTTAAATGGACGGGTGCGTCGACTCTTCTACTTCATGGTGGTCTTTATGGCTTCGTACGACCAGCAGAAAAGCTCCTCAACTAGTCACCGGTTCTAAGATGCCGGGATGATTTCGGGAGTTCTTTGTTATTTATTGGGCTTCTGAAACGTTTTGCACACTTCGACAAAATACAACTTACAAActtctgtttgtgtttttatgttcagGAGACCAAGTGTGGAGACTTCCGGGCCGTCGTGGTGGAAGTTGCCGGCAGAGCGTTTTACACCGGAGTCTCGAGCTTCGTGCAGGAGCCGGACGACGAGCTGACGCACGGGTTTCTACTGAAGTGAGCCTCAAATCACAGGTCGCTATAAAATAGtgttatacattaaaaaaaaattgttaaaatATTAGATAGTAAGTGCTATGTGACTTAGCAAACAATAGaacatctccaaaataaaaattGGATCTGTAACAAAGAGACTAGCacaattttatatttgttttaagtaTTAAATCGATATGTATTACATGAGTGTTGAATTAATAAATAAGTATttgtttataattattattattatgattatggcTGAAATGATCCGCCTTTCACAAGGActggttttaaaaaatgtaaaataaaaatgtacttGCATCGAGTCTGACACCATGGCGGTAGTCTGGTCAGTAACGCTCActgaccactagatggcgccacCATCCTGGAGGCTGTCATCGTCTTATTGACCCGACGTCAACTGCATGTGCTTCGTAGCTAAATACAAAAACTCACAGCTGTTTCTCCTATTTATTTCCATCAGGTCATTGTACAATAGAAAGcaatatttaaattataaaaatccAATGGAGGCGTTCGACGCTGGATGGATTCACACGGCCGAGCGGACGCATTAAAGCCGAAGCTTTCACGTCCGCGTGCGACGTTTCCAACTTGTGAGTGTTTCTACAATAATGAAAACATCACAGTTTAAAATCAGGCGATTGTGTCCATCTGTTCGCGGTGTGAATCCAGCCAGTGTACACAAGACATATTCCATCAATTCAATGAAAACTTAGAGGAGGGCACTCCCTTCAGAGGGGGAAGCAAGTGTATTGCATCGACTGAGTCTTGTTTTAATAGCATTTAGCATAGTAATTATGAatgtatatgtgcatgtgtaacAAGCACGcaaccttatatatatatatatatatatatatgtgtaatctATGACATGTGTCCACACTTGTAGAGATTCGGCCCAGGCCTTGGAGAGTACCCACTCAACGAATAGAACAACAGAGTTAAGGCCAGCTCTTAACAGGAACATGTTCAGATAAAACATACAGTGATCAGATATATAAATGCTGCATGTCAATAATGATGAATAGAAAAGAAACTTCTGAGCCGCGTCCCTTGCCGTCCAAAACCACGTCTGTCAAACAACCCAGTGTCTCAGTCCTGTGACGGTTCTGACTGCAGGGGACAGCGGGGTCCACGGGAAGTTCAGCTTCAGTCTTTTCTCCAAACGGTCTCCCGGGACAACTCGGGCACGAACGCAGCCGCTCTCAATCTATGAAATCAGTCCGTACAAAATGGCCCCTTGTGTTTGTAATGGAATCATCCtcctggggggggtgggggtgtcgAGCATCAAGCTCTGACGGAGTCCAATAGCTGCACATTTCGCTCTGTGCATAGATTCAGACGTACAAAAACAGCGTGGCCCGGTTCCTATCGAACTAGCGTGAGCATCTCTTACACCTGGAGGGAGACTTGGGGACGTAGAGGACGTCCGGCTCTTGTGCAACAGCTTAAAACATCTCGTTGGACCGAACCGATCATCGGATTTGGTCGTCAACAAGTTTTGGCTTCTTCTCCGTTTCAACAACACAATCCCAGAGAGATGAAAGGTCTGATGTTGGTCAcgttgtgctgtgtgtgtgtgtgtgtgtgtgtgtgtggctctgcagCGATGATGCAAGGCCGAGTCGGCTGGGAACGGAGGAGGGTCCAGAGGAATGTGCATGTCAGTCCGACCCAGAGGGAAACTAATGACGAGCAGGGCGGGCGAGCGAGAAAAAAACGAGGAAGATGAgctcaaccccccctccccccccccccccactccgcTTAGAAGTTGAGCTTCGTGACCGGTCGCTCTCTGCTCGCGTCCGTGCTCTGGTTGTTGATGCGCTTGCGGTTGCGCTTCATCTTGGATAAGTCCTTGTCGAAGACCTCGCCCGACCTCAGCGCCGACACCAAGTCGTCGAACTCGCCGCCGTCGTCGTCCTCCCCGTTGGCCTTCGCCTTCCGGTTCTTtcgctccttctccctctgctcCTTCAGCTGAGGACACAGAAATATGAACGATTGGATTCTAAACTAAAGTGAGCGTACGCCTCCGCATGTGGCAGTACATCCAAGATATCCTCATGACATCATATTCAACATGTGTATCAAACGGATTCACTTGTGCTCTCTAGAGGTTTTATCAACGGTTACACAGAAACGCTTTAACGCTTGAATCTGAGTCTGAGTTTCTCCAATATTTCAGATTATGCTCCATAGTTGTATGATGTGGTTGTTTTTGTTATGAATCCCGAGGAACGATCACCCACCTGAGCTTCCATTTTGGCCctgcgctcctcctcctctttgcgtTTTCTCAAGTTCTCGTTCTCCTGCTGCGCCTCGGCGAACGACTGCAGGAACTGGTCAAAGATGCCAAAGAACTCATCTGGCTGCATCTTGCTGGCATCCTCGCCAAAGTGCTTTACTGCCTTCAGGAACTGTGGGAGCAAAGAGAAAAGGGGCGCCCGTGGGATTAGAGTTACAGCGGGACGCGGCAGCACCGTGTTTTACTCCTCCTCGGACTGTTTTACAGGAAACTCGTTAGCTCTCAGGTCTTTGAAATAGGAGCAGGGTCCCGGTAGTTGGGCTTTGAAGCCCATGTTAACTCAGATGTGACCGGCTACTGATTACTGCCGAGGCCAGAGACTCGGAGTCAGAGCCCAAATTAAGACAACGTGGTTGTTGAGTGTTTTTCACagcaagtaaaaaataaaaaaaataaaaagaagaggaCATCCAGATGTGAGGTCATGCTGAGAACATACACCTTCTAAGATGTAGCGATCTGTCCATGACACGCAAACTCTCATCAGGCGGAGTTGGTTAAtgtgtgatgcgttcatgtgtgAGTCAGATCAGGACACAACTTCTGTGACAAAGAAatgtctttttctttgtctACATCTTGTCATTTATGGCCAGAGACACACGAACCAGATGCCCGGAGCCGCTTAAAGGGTCAGTCGGTTCTCTCGTTCCCAATCGTGAGGACAGAAGAACGCT is part of the Pseudoliparis swirei isolate HS2019 ecotype Mariana Trench chromosome 12, NWPU_hadal_v1, whole genome shotgun sequence genome and harbors:
- the LOC130202467 gene encoding potassium voltage-gated channel subfamily H member 5-like isoform X3 produces the protein MHGGKRGLVAPQNTFLENIVRRSSETSFLLGNAQIVEWPVVYSNDGFCKLSGYHRAEVMHRSSSCNFMYGDLTDKKTIDDIKQTFNNYESHFVDVLLYTKNRTAIWLYMQVAPIRNENNKVVLFLCTFRDITLFKQPIEDETTKGWMKFARLTRALSNRNLVQQLAPLSTEDSHKPSRLAEALQLGSDILPQYKQEAPKTPPHIILHYCTFKTTWDWVILVLTFYTAIMVPYNVSFKTKQNNLAWLVLDSVVDIIFLIDIVLNFHTTFVGPAGEVVSDAKVIRMNYLKTWFVIDLLSCLPYDIINAFEHVNEGLSSLFSSLKVVRLLRLGRVARKLDHYLEYGAAVLVLLVCVFGLVAHWLACIWYSIGDYEVIDETTNTIKTDSWLYQLALSIGTPYRYNTSGTGQWEGGPNKDTLYISSLYFTMTSLTTIGFGNIAPATDGEKIFSVAMMMVGSLLYATIFGNVTTIFQQMYTNTNRYHEMLNNVRDFLKVYQVPKGLSERVMDFIVSTWAMSKGIDTDKVLSICPKDMRADICVHLNRQVFNDHPAFRLASDGCLRSLAVEFQTTHCAPGDLIFHIGESVDTLCFVVSGSLEVIQDDEVVAILGKADVFGDVFWKESTAARACANVRALTYCDLHVIRREALMRVLEFYTAFANTFSRNLILTCNLRKRIIFRKIADVKREQERQRNEVTLSIPEDHPVRKLFQRFRQQRDAQPPAESHSYFDFNCVQVERHSDSNSYSQCQPVSPLQQEYSSPVQNNAPCSGGGSVGGTAAAPPQALVHTVTSEQSCTQEAGESAARPDAESQLCQRVSSPGRGEGAVGGVARGWAKFKNAASTAPPPPAVEPEKKPRKAEEWPKGSQSSELLAVANKNQDLEESGEMGSMEGGNGDEISALHKTDSCDSGITKSDLRMDRAGDSRSSFERSPLERSPLERSPLERSPLERSPFEHMSDQALLQATLHEAKLELKGDIQKLSGRLSVLESQVSEILRLLSMKRRLSLPPTSSPKARVKYQDSVAASKLVTAKADNGPF
- the LOC130202467 gene encoding potassium voltage-gated channel subfamily H member 5-like isoform X5, encoding MHGGKRGLVAPQNTFLENIVRRSSETSFLLGNAQIVEWPVVYSNDGFCKLSGYHRAEVMHRSSSCNFMYGDLTDKKTIDDIKQTFNNYESHFVDVLLYTKNRTAIWLYMQVAPIRNENNKVVLFLCTFRDITLFKQPIEDETTKGWMKFARLTRALSNRNLVQQLAPLSTEDSHKPSRLAEALQLGSDILPQYKQEAPKTPPHIILHYCTFKTTWDWVILVLTFYTAIMVPYNVSFKTKQNNLAWLVLDSVVDIIFLIDIVLNFHTTFVGPAGEVVSDAKVIRMNYLKTWFVIDLLSCLPYDIINAFEHVNEGLSSLFSSLKVVRLLRLGRVARKLDHYLEYGAAVLVLLVCVFGLVAHWLACIWYSIGDYEVIDETTNTIKTDSWLYQLALSIGTPYRYNTSGTGQWEGGPNKDTLYISSLYFTMTSLTTIGFGNIAPATDGEKIFSVAMMMVGSLLYATIFGNVTTIFQQMYTNTNRYHEMLNNVRDFLKVYQVPKGLSERVMDFIVSTWAMSKGIDTDKVLSICPKDMRADICVHLNRQVFNDHPAFRLASDGCLRSLAVEFQTTHCAPGDLIFHIGESVDTLCFVVSGSLEVIQDDEVVAILGKADVFGDVFWKESTAARACANVRALTYCDLHVIRREALMRVLEFYTAFANTFSRNLILTCNLRKRIIFRKIADVKREQERQRNEVTLSIPEDHPVRKLFQRFRQQRDAQPPAESHSYFDFNCVQVERHSDSNSYSQCQPVSPLQQEYSSPVQNNAPCSGGGSVGGTAAAPPQALVHTVTSEQSCTQEAGESAARPDAESQLCQRVSSPGRGEGAVGGVARGWAKFKNAASTAPPPPAVEPEKKPRKAEEWPKGSQSSELLAVANKNQDLEESGEMGSMEGGNGDEISALHKTDSCDSGITKSDLRMDRAGDSRSSFERSPLERSPLERSPLERSPLERSPFEHSLGATLHEAKLELKGDIQKLSGRLSVLESQVSEILRLLSMKRRLSLPPTSSPKARVKYQDSVAASKLVTAKADNGPF
- the LOC130202467 gene encoding potassium voltage-gated channel subfamily H member 5-like isoform X4 is translated as MHGGKRGLVAPQNTFLENIVRRSSETSFLLGNAQIVEWPVVYSNDGFCKLSGYHRAEVMHRSSSCNFMYGDLTDKKTIDDIKQTFNNYESHFVDVLLYTKNRTAIWLYMQVAPIRNENNKVVLFLCTFRDITLFKQPIEDETTKGWMKFARLTRALSNRNLVQQLAPLSTEDSHKPSRLAEALQLGSDILPQYKQEAPKTPPHIILHYCTFKTTWDWVILVLTFYTAIMVPYNVSFKTKQNNLAWLVLDSVVDIIFLIDIVLNFHTTFVGPAGEVVSDAKVIRMNYLKTWFVIDLLSCLPYDIINAFEHVNEGLSSLFSSLKVVRLLRLGRVARKLDHYLEYGAAVLVLLVCVFGLVAHWLACIWYSIGDYEVIDETTNTIKTDSWLYQLALSIGTPYRYNTSGTGQWEGGPNKDTLYISSLYFTMTSLTTIGFGNIAPATDGEKIFSVAMMMVGSLLYATIFGNVTTIFQQMYTNTNRYHEMLNNVRDFLKVYQVPKGLSERVMDFIVSTWAMSKGIDTDKVLSICPKDMRADICVHLNRQVFNDHPAFRLASDGCLRSLAVEFQTTHCAPGDLIFHIGESVDTLCFVVSGSLEVIQDDEVVAILGKADVFGDVFWKESTAARACANVRALTYCDLHVIRREALMRVLEFYTAFANTFSRNLILTCNLRKRIIFRKIADVKREQERQRNEVTLSIPEDHPVRKLFQRFRQQRDAQPPAESHSYFDFNCVQVERHSDSNSYSQCQPVSPLQQEYSSPVQNNAPCSGGGSVGGTAAAPPQALVHTVTSEQSCTQEAGESAARPDAESQLCQRVSSPGRGEGAVGGVARGWAKFKNAASTAPPPPAVEPEKKPRKAEEWPKGSQSSELLAVANKNQDLEESGEMGSMEGGNGDEISALHKTDSCDSGITKSDLRMDRAGDSRSSFERSPLERSPLERSPLERSPLERSPFEHTLLQATLHEAKLELKGDIQKLSGRLSVLESQVSEILRLLSMKRRLSLPPTSSPKARVKYQDSVAASKLVTAKADNGPF